A genomic window from Gossypium hirsutum isolate 1008001.06 chromosome D10, Gossypium_hirsutum_v2.1, whole genome shotgun sequence includes:
- the LOC107915882 gene encoding F-box/kelch-repeat protein At1g80440, whose amino-acid sequence MTMELIPNLPNDVARECLIRVKYDQFATLLSTCNGWKTEIERPEFFQLRKATSHGQKLLVMAQSRPHSDIKQPAHKGRSVKTAFGLSVLELDTGIWVDLPLLPHHFPYGIPYFCHLVAVGYDLLLIGGLDPVTWDASPSVFVFNFLTTKWRRGADMPGARRSMFGCASGHGPMVYVAGGHDEEKNALKSALAYDVVRDEWTPLPDMSRERDEVKGVFSRGKFHAVGGYCTETQGRFERSAEAFDVETWRWDHVREDFLEASTCPSTCTPGDDMDMYMIYEGNVVASKDAKWRVIAKLPGDVGKMSYMTRWQDKLMVIGSSRLDEPHNAYVLNLEKSEWTKLSIPQNYSGHVHTGCYLEM is encoded by the coding sequence ATGACCATGGAGCTGATCCCGAATCTCCCTAATGATGTTGCCCGTGAGTGTTTGATCCGAGTCAAGTATGATCAATTCGCCACGCTTTTGTCAACTTGCAATGGGTGGAAGACCGAGATCGAGCGACCCGAGTTCTTTCAGCTCAGGAAGGCTACTTCCCATGGTCAAAAGCTGCTTGTCATGGCTCAATCTCGCCCTCACTCGGATATCAAACAACCTGCTCATAAAGGCCGCTCTGTTAAAACTGCTTTCGGTCTATCTGTTTTGGAGCTGGATACGGGTATTTGGGTTGACTTGCCACTGCTTCCTCATCACTTCCCTTATGGGATTCCTTATTTTTGCCACCTTGTTGCTGTCGGCTATGATCTTCTGCTCATCGGTGGTTTAGATCCGGTGACTTGGGACGCCTCCCCTTCGGTCTTTGTTTTCAATTTCTTGACGACCAAGTGGCGCCGAGGGGCTGATATGCCCGGCGCACGCAGGTCTATGTTCGGATGCGCTTCCGGTCATGGTCCGATGGTGTATGTTGCCGGCGGTCATGACGAAGAGAAGAATGCTTTGAAATCTGCATTGGCATATGACGTGGTGAGGGATGAATGGACTCCGTTACCCGACATGTCAAGAGAACGGGACGAGGTTAAGGGCGTTTTCAGCCGCGGCAAGTTCCACGCCGTCGGCGGCTACTGCACCGAAACGCAAGGCCGATTCGAGAGAAGCGCCGAGGCGTTCGACGTTGAGACATGGCGGTGGGATCACGTGCGGGAAGACTTCTTGGAAGCCAGCACGTGTCCGAGCACTTGCACACCTGGAGATGACATGGATATGTATATGATTTACGAAGGTAACGTGGTGGCATCAAAAGACGCCAAATGGCGAGTGATTGCGAAGCTACCAGGTGACGTGGGCAAGATGTCCTACATGACGAGGTGGCAAGACAAGTTGATGGTGATCGGTTCTTCAAGATTGGATGAGCCCCACAATGCTTACGTGTTGAATTTGGAGAAATCTGAATGGACCAAATTGTCGATCCCTCAAAATTACTCTGGTCATGTTCATACAGGATGTTACTTAGAGATGTGA